One stretch of Arachis duranensis cultivar V14167 chromosome 1, aradu.V14167.gnm2.J7QH, whole genome shotgun sequence DNA includes these proteins:
- the LOC107470158 gene encoding pleiotropic drug resistance protein 3: MELTPRSLTPMSLTPRSLTPMNLTPRGRTQGHVLNYDRDADSFVEEDKELQSKWAAIEKLPTFKRIKTSFVDVSQESVVLGARSSSRREVDVTKLGAVEKRLFIDRLIKHIENDNLQLLXXFFRVNVKLPSVEVKYTNLSVEAECEVVQGKPLPTLWNSLSSQLSGFVKTISCTTQGANISILNDVSGIIKPSRLTLLLGPPGCGKTTLLMALAGKLEQSLKVSGEISYNGQNLDEFVPRKTSAYISQYDLHIPEMTVRETIDFSARCQGVGSRADMVAEITRREKEEGIIPDPDIDTYMKAISVEGQSENLQTEYVLKILGLDICADVLVGDALERGISGGQKKRLTTGEMIVGPIKTLFMDEISTGLDSSTTFQIVTCLQQLVHITDATAVLSLLQPAPETFELFDDLILMAEGKIVYHGPRSQALQFFKDCGFWCPERKGVADFLQEVISKKDQRQYWYRTDIPYSYVSVDQFSEIFKSSYWGRMLGDELAQPFDKSQSHKNSLSHSVYSLGKWEIFKACMRRELLLMNRNSFIYVFKTAQLTITAIITMTVFLRTQHGVDLISSNYLLGSLYYTLVRLMTNGVAELIMTITRLPVVYKQTAFYLYPAWAYCLPASLIKIPFSFLDAIVWTSVTYYVIGYSPEITRFLRQFILLVALHMSSTSMCRFLAGVFKTDVAATTVGSLVLVLMFLFGGFILPRPSLPWWLRWGFWLSPMTYGEIGITLNEFLAPRWQIKDGNTTVGRRVLSDRGLDFESNFYWISIGALLGFAVVFDFGFILALTYLKQPKASRALVSKKKVSQLNGEENSNSVELKNKSVAVDIGSTSNETQSTGKMVLPFQPLTIAFKDVQYFVETPPEMKKHGSNEKRLQLLCDITGAFRPGVLTALMGVSGAGKTTLMDVLSGRKTGGIIEGDIRIGGYPKVQKTFARVSGYCEQNDIHSPYITVEESVTYSAWLRLPMEIDTATKGKFVEEVLETIELDDIKDSLATSGLDARAAAVVMRAVKNVVGTGRTTVCTIHQPSIDIFETFDELILMKAGGRIIYSGMLGHHSNKLIEYFQNIPGVPKIKDNYNPATWMLEATSASIEQELQIDFATIYKESHLYRETIQMVEELSKPVPGSSDLHFSTPFPQNTLGQFMACLWKQHLSYWRSPEYNLTRFIFMVVAAVIFGAVFWQKGKEINNQQDLFNIFGSMYIAVIFLGVNYCSTILPYVATERSVLYREKFAGMYSSIAYSFAQVAIEIPYILVQAILYVGITYPMIGFEWSVAKVFWYFYTTFCTFLYFVYLGMLIMSLSTNLDIASVLSTAVYTIFNLFSGFLMPGPKIPKWWVWCYWICPTAWSLNGLLTSQYGDMDKEITIFGKKEQVGAFLKDYYGFRHDRLSLAAVVLIAFPILYASLFAYCIGKMNFQKR; this comes from the exons ATGGAGTTAACTCCAAGGAGTTTAACTCCAATGAGTTTGACTCCAAGGAGTTTAACACCAATGAATTTGACACCAAGGGGAAGAACACAAGGGCATGTGTTGAACTATGACAGAGATGCAGATTCATTTGTGGAGGAAGATAAGGAGCTTCAGTCAAAGTGGGCTGCAATTGAGAAATTGCCAACTTTCAAAAGGATTAAAACTTCTTTTGTTGATGTTAGTCAGGAGAGTGTGGTTCTAGGAGcaagaagcagcagcagaagaGAAGTAGATGTTACAAAGCTTGGAGCGGTCGAAAAGCGTCTCTTCATTGACAGGCTCATCAAGCATATTGAGAATGACAACCTTCAATTGCTNNNNNTT TTTTTCAGAGTCAATGTGAAGTTACCAAGTGTGGAGGTCAAGTACACGAACCTAAGTGTTGAAGCAGAATGTGAGGTTGTTCAAGGGAAGCCACTCCCTACTTTATGGAACTCCTTGTCTAGCCAACTCTCA GGTTTTGTGAAGACTATATCATGCACTACTCAAGGAGCCAATATAAGCATTCTGAATGATGTTAGTGGCATCATAAAGCCATCAAG GCTCACTCTTCTTCTTGGTCCACCAGGGTGTGGGAAAACGACCTTGTTAATGGCACTGGCTGGGAAACTAGAGCAATCTCTCAAG GTTTCTGGAGAAATATCTTACAATGGTCAGAATCTAGATGAATTTGTACCTCGAAAAACATCAGCTTACATAAGCCAGTATGACCTGCACATTCCTGAGATGACAGTGAGAGAAACAATCGACTTTTCAGCACGCTGTCAAGGAGTTGGAAGCAGGGCTG ACATGGTAGCTGAAATCACCAGGAGGGAAAAGGAAGAAGGAATCATCCCTGATCCTGATATTGATACCTATATGAAG GCAATTTCAGTTGAAGGACAAAGTGAAAATCTTCAGACAGAATATGTTTTGAAG ATTCTGGGACTGGATATCTGTGCGGACGTACTAGTTGGTGATGCATTAGAGAGAGGAATTTCAGGTGGACAGAAGAAAAGGCTAACTACAG GAGAGATGATTGTTGGTCCAATCAAAACTCTTTTCATGGATGAAATATCAACTGGCTTGGACAGCTCAACAACTTTCCAAATAGTTACTTGTCTCCAGCAGTTGGTGCACATCACTGATGCAACTGCAGTGCTTTCACTCCTTCAACCAGCACCTGAAACCTTTGAATTATTCGATGATCTCATATTGATGGCAGAGGGGAAGATAGTATACCACGGCCCACGCAGTCAAGCACTCCAGTTTTTCAAGGATTGTGGTTTCTGGTGCCCAGAAAGAAAAGGGGTTGCAGACTTTCTTCAAGAG GTAATATCCAAGAAGGATCAAAGGCAATACTGGTACCGCACGGATATTCCTTACAGTTATGTCTCAGTGGATCAGTTCTCCGAAATCTTCAAAAGCAGTTACTGGGGACGGATGCTAGGTGATGAGCTTGCACAGCCATTTGATAAATCTCAATCTCATAAAAATTCTTTATCACATAGCGTGTACTCCTTGGGAAAGTGGGAAATCTTTAAAGCTTGTATGAGGAGAGAACTTCTTCTCATGAACCGGAACTCATTTATCTATGTATTCAAAACTGCCCAG CTTACAATCACCGCAATCATCACAATGACGGTGTTCTTACGGACTCAACATGGCGTGGACTTGATAAGTTCAAACTATTTATTGGGATCATTGTACTATACACTCGTCCGCCTCATGACTAATGGAGTTGCTGAGCTGATCATGACCATTACTAGGCTTCCTGTTGTTTATAAGCAGACAGCATTCTATCTTTATCCGGCATGGGCTTATTGTCTTCCAGCTTCCCTTATAAAGATTCCATTTTCGTTTCTTGATGCCATTGTTTGGACATCAGTGACATATTATGTTATTGGCTACAGCCCTGAAATAACAAG GTTTCTCCGCCAGTTTATTTTGCTTGTTGCTCTGCATATGTCATCAACCTCCATGTGCCGTTTCCTTGCTGGAGTTTTCAAAACTGATGTTGCAGCCACAACTGTTGGCTCCTTGGTTTTAGTACTGATGTTCTTGTTTGGAGGCTTTATTCTTCCTCGAC CATCATTACCATGGTGGTTGAGATGGGGATTTTGGCTTTCTCCCATGACATATGGGGAAATAGGAATAACACTAAATGAATTTCTCGCTCCTCGCTGGCAG ATCAAAGATGGAAACACCACCGTGGGAAGGAGGGTTCTAAGTGATCGTGGTTTAGACTTTGAGAGCAACTTCTACTGGATATCAATTGGAGCCTTGCTTGGTTTCGCAGTAGTTTTTGATTTTGGATTTATCCTAGCATTAACTTACTTAAAAC AGCCTAAGGCATCTCGAGCCTTAGTTTCAAAAAAGAAGGTATCTCAACtaaatggagaagaaaataGCAATAGCGTGGAGCTCAAAAATAAATCAGTTGCAGTTGATATTGGCAGCACATCAAATGAAACTCAAAGCACAG GGAAAATGGTCCTGCCCTTTCAGCCTCTGACAATAGCATTTAAGGATGTCCAGTATTTTGTTGAAACCCCACCG GAAATGAAAAAGCATGGGTCAAATGAGAAAAGATTACAATTGCTCTGTGATATCACCGGAGCCTTTAGGCCAGGAGTTCTCACTGCACTAATGGGAGTAAGTGGAGCAGGAAAGACAACTCTCATGGATGTCCTttcaggaaggaaaactggaGGTATCATTGAAGGAGATATCAGAATTGGAGGATACCCCAAAGTGCAGAAGACATTTGCGCGAGTTTCAGGTTATTGTGAGCAGAATGACATACATTCTCCATATATAACAGTTGAAGAATCTGTCACATACTCGGCTTGGTTGCGGTTGCCGATGGAGATTGATACAGCAACAAAAGGG AAATTTGTTGAAGAAGTGCTTGAAACAATTGAACTTGATGACATAAAAGACAGTTTAGCAACCTCAGGCTTGGATGCCCGAGCAGCCGCAGTGGTTATGCGTGCAGTGAAGAATGTTGTTGGCACTGGCAGGACAACGGTTTGCACCATACACCAACCAAGCATTGACATATTTGAGACTTTTGATGAG TTGATTCTAATGAAAGCTGGAGGACGGATTATTTATAGCGGAATGCTGGGCCATCATTCAAATAAACTGATTGAATATTTTCAG AATATACCTGGGGTgccaaaaataaaagacaacTATAATCCTGCAACCTGGATGTTGGAAGCTACCTCTGCATCTATAGAACAAGAACTTCAAATTGACTTTGCAACAATCTACAAAGAATCACACCTTTACAG GGAAACTATTCAAATGGTGGAGGAGTTAAGTAAACCAGTGCCAGGTTCAAGCGACTTGCACTTTTCAACTCCTTTCCCACAGAATACCTTGGGGCAGTTCATGGCATGCCTTTGGAAGCAACACTTGTCATATTGGAGAAGTCCTGAGTACAACTTAACACGTTTTATTTTCATGGTTGTTGCAGCAGTAATATTTGGGGCAGTATTTTGGCAGAAAGGGAAAGAAAT AAACAATCAGCAAGACTTGTTCAATATATTTGGATCAATGTATATTGCTGTAATATTCTTGGGCGTAAATTACTGTTCAACAATTCTGCCATATGTGGCAACCGAGCGCTCAGTCTTGTACCGAGAAAAATTTGCTGGAATGTATTCTTCCATAGCTTATTCATTTGCACAG GTGGCCATTGAAATACCTTATATCTTAGTGCAAGCAATTTTATATGTGGGAATCACATACCCAATGATAGGTTTTGAGTGGTCAGTTGCAAAAGTCTTTTGGTACTTCTACACCACATTTTGCACATTTTTGTACTTTGTATATCTTGGAATGCTGATAATGTCGTTGAGCACAAATCTGGATATAGCTTCTGTATTGTCAACTGCAGTCTACACCATATTCAATCTCTTCTCTGGATTCCTCATGCCAGGACCT AAAATTCCTAAATGGTGGGTCTGGTGCTACTGGATTTGCCCAACAGCATGGTCCCTGAATGGACTCCTAACATCACAATATGGGGACATGGACAAGGAGATAACCATATTTGGGAAGAAAGAACAAGTTGGTGCATTCCTAAAAGATTACTATGGGTTCAGGCATGACAGATTAAGCCTTGCGGCAGTAGTGCTCATTGCTTTCCCAATTCTTTATGCTTCTCTCTTTGCCTATTGCATAGGCAAAATGAATTTCCAAAAGAGATAG